In the Magnetospira sp. QH-2 genome, one interval contains:
- a CDS encoding co-chaperone YbbN has product MSDHHRIVCPHCGETTQLHHKPAKGNVCAACDKPLFPGKPILLTGDSFDAHIEACDLPVLVDFFADWCAPCIRMEPLFAQAAGHLEPRVRLAKVDTDEEQALAGRHGIRGLPTMVLFKDGKEIAREAGAMSLNHLLAWVEGHL; this is encoded by the coding sequence ATGTCCGACCATCATCGCATCGTTTGCCCCCATTGCGGGGAGACCACTCAACTGCACCATAAACCGGCCAAGGGCAATGTCTGCGCCGCCTGTGACAAGCCGCTGTTTCCTGGCAAGCCCATTCTTCTCACCGGCGATTCCTTCGACGCCCATATCGAGGCTTGTGACCTGCCGGTGCTGGTGGATTTCTTCGCCGATTGGTGCGCTCCTTGTATCCGCATGGAGCCCCTGTTTGCCCAGGCCGCCGGGCACCTGGAGCCCCGGGTCCGCCTGGCCAAGGTGGATACCGACGAGGAACAGGCCCTGGCCGGGCGCCATGGCATCCGCGGCCTGCCCACCATGGTGCTTTTCAAGGACGGAAAAGAAATCGCTCGGGAAGCGGGGGCCATGAGCCTGAACCATTTGCTGGCTTGGGTGGAGGGCCATTTATAG
- a CDS encoding RluA family pseudouridine synthase — translation MNALSSSFDPAARVLYQDSLVMVLDKPAGLPVHGGPAGDDNLESHLGLLRFGYKETPALAHRLDRDTAGCLILGRNHRALRKLGRLFEQRKIRKTYWAVVTGAPTPPEGIIDRPIKKLSTKGSGWRMVTAADGQRAVSAYQTLGRSDDGLAWLELNPRTGRTHQIRVHCAAVGCPIMGDEQYGTPGPTLHLLARAIEIPLFEDRPPIRVSAPAPPHMQDALKACGWKS, via the coding sequence ATGAATGCTCTGTCCTCTTCCTTCGATCCGGCGGCCAGGGTGCTCTATCAGGATTCCCTGGTCATGGTGCTCGACAAACCGGCGGGCCTGCCGGTGCATGGCGGCCCCGCGGGCGACGACAACCTGGAGTCCCATTTAGGCCTTCTGCGGTTCGGATACAAGGAGACACCGGCCCTGGCCCATCGTCTGGACCGCGACACCGCCGGATGCCTGATTCTGGGCCGCAATCACCGGGCCCTACGCAAATTGGGCAGGCTGTTTGAGCAAAGAAAGATCCGCAAAACATACTGGGCCGTGGTGACCGGCGCCCCCACGCCGCCGGAGGGCATTATAGATCGACCGATCAAAAAACTCTCCACCAAGGGAAGTGGCTGGCGCATGGTGACGGCAGCCGATGGTCAACGGGCCGTGTCTGCTTACCAAACTCTGGGCAGATCCGATGATGGCCTGGCCTGGCTGGAACTGAATCCCCGCACGGGCCGCACCCACCAGATCCGCGTCCATTGCGCGGCGGTGGGTTGCCCGATCATGGGAGATGAGCAATATGGAACCCCGGGTCCGACCCTCCATCTCTTGGCCCGGGCCATCGAAATACCGTTGTTCGAGGATCGTCCGCCGATCCGCGTCAGCGCCCCGGCGCCGCCGCATATGCAGGACGCGCTGAAGGCCTGTGGCTGGAAATCATGA
- a CDS encoding response regulator translates to MAVYDLETVSVFLVEDNDFMRFTMEDLLRQLGFRNIVAAKNGEAAIEYFKTMRVGHQAVGGTNVDIVITDLVMTPINGLLLLRWLRSAKESPNRFMPVLMISGAADRKYVESCRDMGVTEFLAKPYSVGSVYKKILEVIDYPRPFVMTNTYFGPDRRRQRYGSAPGGDERRATEESDITMVYGAKDMRQPKKEDSGVWMFKLPNSLKDKAGGMGDSGPGEFPADLLDKAEEKLERAKLDFSTWALDYLTQLSDLCAEALGQKGGRTAHFEKINLLALELRGQGGTFGYPLVTIVAKGLFNTTGAGCNEDDKAVEIVKAHIDTMRAVIREKISGDGGDVGRQLLKGLKAAIDKNS, encoded by the coding sequence TTGGCTGTATACGACCTCGAAACGGTTAGCGTCTTCCTTGTGGAAGATAACGACTTCATGCGTTTCACCATGGAAGACCTTTTGCGTCAGCTGGGCTTCAGGAATATCGTCGCGGCCAAAAACGGCGAAGCAGCCATCGAGTATTTCAAGACCATGCGGGTCGGGCATCAGGCCGTCGGCGGCACCAATGTGGATATTGTCATTACCGATCTGGTCATGACCCCGATCAATGGTCTGCTTTTGTTGCGCTGGCTGCGCTCGGCCAAGGAATCCCCCAATCGATTCATGCCCGTCCTGATGATTTCCGGCGCGGCGGACCGCAAGTACGTGGAATCCTGTCGCGACATGGGGGTGACAGAGTTTCTTGCCAAGCCCTATTCGGTGGGATCGGTCTACAAAAAAATCCTTGAAGTGATTGACTATCCACGCCCGTTTGTCATGACCAACACCTATTTCGGACCGGACCGGCGGCGGCAGCGCTACGGATCGGCGCCGGGCGGCGATGAGCGGCGCGCCACCGAGGAATCGGATATTACCATGGTCTATGGCGCCAAGGACATGCGTCAGCCAAAGAAGGAAGACTCCGGAGTCTGGATGTTCAAGTTGCCCAATAGCCTGAAGGACAAGGCGGGCGGCATGGGTGATTCGGGACCGGGCGAGTTCCCGGCGGACCTGTTGGACAAGGCGGAAGAAAAGCTCGAACGGGCGAAGCTGGACTTTTCCACTTGGGCCTTGGACTACCTGACCCAGCTGTCGGATCTGTGCGCCGAGGCCCTGGGACAGAAAGGCGGCCGCACCGCCCATTTCGAAAAGATCAACCTGTTGGCGCTGGAATTGCGCGGGCAAGGCGGCACTTTCGGCTATCCGCTGGTGACCATTGTTGCCAAGGGCCTGTTCAATACCACCGGCGCGGGCTGCAACGAGGACGACAAGGCGGTGGAGATCGTCAAGGCCCATATCGATACCATGCGGGCGGTGATCCGCGAGAAGATCTCGGGCGATGGTGGTGATGTGGGGCGGCAGTTGCTCAAGGGGCTCAAGGCCGCCATCGACAAAAACTCATGA
- a CDS encoding DUF2312 domain-containing protein — MSDTGGIAADRLRSFVERIERLEEEKTALAADVKEVYSEAKGSGFDTKIIRQIIRLRKMDQSDRREAEELLDLYKAALDME, encoded by the coding sequence ATGTCCGACACCGGAGGCATCGCCGCCGACCGCCTGCGCAGTTTCGTGGAGCGCATCGAACGGCTGGAAGAAGAAAAAACGGCCCTCGCCGCGGACGTCAAGGAAGTCTATTCCGAAGCCAAAGGCTCGGGCTTTGACACCAAGATCATTCGCCAGATCATCCGGCTGCGAAAGATGGACCAGTCCGACCGCCGCGAAGCCGAAGAGCTTCTCGATCTCTACAAAGCTGCCCTGGACATGGAATAG
- a CDS encoding sterol desaturase family protein, whose product MELDLDGGRLLIFLGGLSLFLILETLLPARSWQDSRLKRIFFHASVAAFNTVLVRVLIYVPFLLWIVYVEQQGWGLSRWLGLDGWLEIVLSLIMLDLFDYFWHRANHRLPFLWRFHKAHHADNEMDVSTALRFHPGELFLSSLAKASWVLIWGPTAIAWFVFEGLISLCAQFHHSNIDLPDSVERILARVIVTPRFHTSHHVVERAHGDANFSTIFSFWDPLFRSYNQVTPGPNGKLAADAIGLPEARDLTLSYRAWFSEPFMRRNTGLPE is encoded by the coding sequence ATGGAATTGGACCTGGATGGCGGGCGCTTGCTGATTTTCCTTGGCGGGTTGTCGCTGTTTCTCATCTTGGAAACCCTCCTGCCCGCTCGCTCATGGCAGGACAGCCGCCTCAAGCGCATCTTCTTTCACGCCTCGGTCGCGGCCTTCAACACCGTTCTCGTGCGTGTGCTGATCTACGTGCCATTTCTGCTGTGGATCGTTTACGTGGAACAGCAAGGCTGGGGCCTTTCTCGTTGGCTGGGGCTGGATGGCTGGCTGGAGATCGTGCTCTCGCTCATCATGCTCGACCTGTTCGACTATTTCTGGCATCGCGCCAACCATCGCCTTCCCTTTCTCTGGCGGTTCCATAAGGCGCACCACGCGGATAACGAGATGGATGTTTCCACCGCCCTGCGCTTTCATCCGGGAGAGCTGTTCCTGTCCTCCCTCGCCAAGGCGTCGTGGGTGCTGATCTGGGGGCCGACGGCCATTGCCTGGTTCGTGTTCGAAGGGTTGATCAGTCTCTGCGCCCAGTTCCACCACAGCAATATCGATCTGCCCGATTCCGTCGAGCGGATTCTCGCCCGCGTCATCGTCACGCCCCGTTTTCATACCTCTCACCATGTGGTGGAGCGGGCCCATGGCGATGCCAATTTCTCGACCATCTTCAGTTTCTGGGATCCCCTGTTCCGAAGCTACAACCAGGTCACCCCGGGTCCGAACGGCAAGCTGGCGGCGGATGCCATCGGGCTGCCCGAAGCCCGGGACCTGACGCTTTCGTACCGGGCCTGGTTCTCGGAACCTTTCATGCGTCGGAACACCGGCTTGCCTGAGTAG
- a CDS encoding class I SAM-dependent methyltransferase — MSRLDSFIRRMTAQRDCLNRAAALIADIPGPVLELGLGNGRTYDHLRTLFPEREVFVFEIKVAAHPDCIPDADHLLLGDFRDTVPRAILPSPAALVHADVGSGRPKEDGELARFLGEHLQPLLRPDGLIVCDQDLAPQGWRKQPLPQGIAPDRYHIYQR; from the coding sequence ATGAGCCGCCTGGACAGCTTCATCCGCCGCATGACGGCCCAGCGCGACTGCCTGAACCGGGCGGCGGCGCTGATCGCCGACATCCCCGGGCCGGTACTGGAACTGGGCCTGGGCAATGGTCGCACTTATGATCATCTGCGGACTTTGTTTCCCGAGCGGGAGGTTTTCGTGTTTGAGATCAAGGTGGCGGCACATCCGGACTGCATCCCCGACGCCGATCACCTGCTGTTGGGGGATTTCCGCGACACTGTCCCGAGAGCGATCCTCCCCTCTCCGGCTGCCTTGGTTCATGCGGACGTGGGATCGGGGCGCCCGAAGGAAGACGGGGAACTGGCCCGCTTTCTCGGCGAACACCTGCAACCGTTGCTGCGACCCGACGGCCTGATTGTCTGTGATCAGGATCTGGCGCCGCAGGGATGGCGGAAACAACCACTACCCCAGGGCATCGCCCCCGACCGCTATCATATTTACCAACGCTAG
- a CDS encoding antibiotic biosynthesis monooxygenase, with protein MYIAMNRFRIALGRGADFEKVWAERDSHLKEVPGFVEFNLLKGPEAEDHVLYASHTIWDSYQAFEDWTKSEAFRQAHAGAGGNRDLYLGPPQFEGFESVQKVK; from the coding sequence ATGTATATCGCCATGAACCGCTTCCGAATCGCCCTCGGGCGCGGCGCCGACTTTGAAAAGGTCTGGGCCGAACGGGACAGTCATCTGAAAGAGGTGCCCGGATTCGTCGAGTTCAACCTGCTCAAGGGCCCGGAAGCCGAGGATCATGTGCTTTATGCCTCCCATACCATCTGGGACTCCTATCAGGCGTTCGAAGACTGGACCAAGTCGGAAGCCTTCCGTCAGGCCCATGCGGGCGCTGGAGGCAATCGCGATCTTTATTTGGGGCCGCCGCAGTTCGAGGGTTTCGAGTCGGTGCAGAAGGTGAAATGA